AGCTCCTCGGTCGTTCGGGTCACGATCGGGATCATCATCACCGCGAGCGCGAGACCGCCCGCGAGCGCCGAGAACCGATGGACCGGGAGGACCGCGAGCGCGTAGGCGAACATGCCGACCACGATCGAGGGGACGCCGTTCAGGACGTCCGCCGCGAAACGGACCGCGAACGCGAAGCGGGTGTCCCCGAATTCCGCCAGGTGAACGCCGCTCAGCACCCCGATCGGAACGGCGAGCGTGGCGGCCACGCCGACCAGGATGACCGTGCCCACGATCGCGTTCGCCATGCCTCCCCCGGCCTCGCCGACCGGCTTCGGCAGCTTCGTGAAGAAATCCCAGTTGACCGAGGAGATGCCCTGCTGGACGACGTAAAACAGTATCAGCGCCAGCGGAACGAGCGCGACCAGGATCGAGAGGCCGCACAGGCCGACGAACAGCCGCGAGATCAAGCGCCGGCGCGCGGAGCGGCTCACGCGGCCTCCGCCGCCTGCGCCGCGCCGACCGCTTTCGGCCGCGACTTCCGCGCCATGCTCCAGATCAGCAGCCTGGAGACCACGTTGATCACCAGGGTGATCGCGAACAGGACCAGGCCGACTTCGACCAGCGCGCTGAGGTAGAGGTCGTCGGCCGCCTCGGTGAACTCGTTGGCGATGACCGCGGCCATGGTGTA
The Terriglobia bacterium DNA segment above includes these coding regions:
- the pstA gene encoding phosphate ABC transporter permease PstA, whose product is MSRSARRRLISRLFVGLCGLSILVALVPLALILFYVVQQGISSVNWDFFTKLPKPVGEAGGGMANAIVGTVILVGVAATLAVPIGVLSGVHLAEFGDTRFAFAVRFAADVLNGVPSIVVGMFAYALAVLPVHRFSALAGGLALAVMMIPIVTRTTEELLKLVPQGYRDAALSLGATRARALFTVVLPAALPGVLTGILVAVARIAGETAPLLFTSLNNRYWSNGLTQPIGSLTVQVYTYALSPYDDWHRQAWAGALVLVTLVLSLSLLSRWVLRRLERMHRA